A portion of the Podospora pseudoanserina strain CBS 124.78 chromosome 2, whole genome shotgun sequence genome contains these proteins:
- a CDS encoding hypothetical protein (EggNog:ENOG503P5DR; COG:S) produces METSTPRVTCAYLNSYVGRNVMVVGKVAQIRGEDAIIDADGNISCKLNRDAHLVPGNGVQVIGKVNPDLSVKVLSSLDLGTGVDYNLANTVVEITHQHKNLFTNE; encoded by the exons ATGGagacctcaacaccaagagtTACCTGTGCCTACCTCAACTCATACGTCGGCAGGAATGTTATGGTCGTGGGCAAAGTCGCCCAAATCCGCGGTGAAgacgccatcatcgacgccgACGGCAACATCTCTTGCAAGCTGAATCGC GATGCCCACCTGGTCCCGGGCAACGGTGTCCAAGTCATTGGCAAAGTAAACCCAGACCTGTCAGTCAAAGTCCTCAGCTCCCTTGACCTGGGCACGGGCGTTG ACTACAACCTTGCCAACACAGTGGTGGAGATAACACATCAGCACAAGAACTTGTTTACCAACGAGTAG
- the UBP1 gene encoding ubiquitin-specific protease ubp1 (COG:O; MEROPS:MER0000864; EggNog:ENOG503NWVH): protein MNTEAYRRILGQVETRVGLDSQQHSTLRQLRDRAVGPIGIIVTLIVVLVSWIYQIAKRQGRVPDLSQLIWKILVAITPARLLYAMDDFLNPSLFPRPPSADRPTTHEAKSDVLKKMLGLETAAGILNSGIEAGRKSLTTLSTAALNVARKSSPDQPPGLLNMDNSCFQNSILQGLASLRPFPGYLSAVSSAMTSADSFTISKLHKLVLDLNNLSNNGRTLGTPAVLKKMNTWQQQDAQEYYSKLLDQISKEVAKSLKNPQNSPALELDWSRDDSDSSQHSDDSGYHSMESQSKYGQDIRVTRNPLEGLIAQRVACVSCGYCSGLDMIPFNCLTLNLGTRMEHDLYERLDAYTSLEAIQDVECTKCTLLNSRSGLQALAERANIPGLAERIQIIEEALEEEDFKDDTLKKCNIPRTQRKSSTKTKQTSIARPPQSLVFHINRSVFDERTGRLYKNGANVRFPMELDLGPWCVGSAAGLTGRDPSSDREEWITDPRSSMVAGGERTSRIAGPIYTLRAVVAHYGRHENGHYVCFRKHPKSSSPPAAAPEVGGATDEPPKLASEKDMSADAPSTPVTRGTLEEDLEEEQWWSLSDEDVARVDEEMVLAQGGVFMLFYDCVDPEQTLMTAELASCDEMQEGGVQGPVSSFLKVDGPEGEIQGPMSFLKVYGPETPAISTEGDASLSEAAAIPLPDGNDSDY, encoded by the coding sequence ATGAATACCGAAGCGTACCGGCGCATACTGGGCCAAGTGGAAACCCGCGTTGGCCTCGATTCACAACAGCATTCTACTTTGCGGCAGCTCAGAGACCGCGCCGTTGGCCCGATAGGCATTATCGTAaccctcatcgtcgtcctcgtcagcTGGATCTATCAGATTGCTAAACGGCAAGGGAGGGTCCCTGATTTGTCACAGCTTATCTGGAAAATACTCGTGGCTATCACTCCGGCCAGGCTGCTTTACGCCATGGACGACTttctcaacccctcccttttTCCGCGGCCCCCGTCGGCCGATAGACCTACGACTCATGAAGCTAAGAGCGATGTTCTTAAGAAGATGTTGGGCTTGGAGACGGCGGCAGGAATTTTGAACTCGGGCATTGAAGCGGGGCGCAAGAGCTTGACTACCCTGTCCACTGCAGCGTTGAATGTGGCACGTAAAAGCTCGCCAGACCAGCCTCCGGGACTTTTGAACATGGACAACTCTTGCTTTCAGAACAGCATCCTTCAGGGACTCGCGTCTTTGAGGCCCTTTCCAGGATATCTCTCAGCAGTCTCTTCAGCCATGACTTCAGCCGACAGCTTCACGATCAGCAAGCTTCATAAGCTGGTTCTGGATCTTAACAACCTGTCGAACAACGGGAGAACGCTGGGCACGCCGGCCGttttgaagaagatgaaTACCTGGCAACAACAGGATGCCCAGGAATACTACTCCAAGCTTCTCGATCAGATCAGCAAGGAGGTCGCAAAAAGCTTGAAGAATCCTCAGAATTCCCCGGCATTAGAGCTTGATTGGTCGCGCGACGACTCGGACTCGAGCCAACACAGCGATGACAGCGGGTACCATAGCATGGAGAGTCAGTCCAAGTATGGGCAAGATATCCGCGTGACTCGAAACCCCCTGGAAGGCCTCATCGCCCAGCGTGTCGCATGTGTCTCATGCGGCTACTGCAGTGGCCTGGACATGATTCCCTTCAACTGTTTGACCCTCAACCTTGGAACGCGGATGGAGCATGATCTTTATGAGAGACTGGATGCCTATACCAGCCTTGAGGCGATCCAGGACGTCGAGTGTACCAAGTGCACCTTGCTTAACTCCCGCAGTGGTCTCCAGGCTCTCGCGGAGCGAGCCAACATTCCTGGTTTGGCGGAAAGAATCCAGATTATtgaggaggcgttggaggaggaggatttcaAAGATGATACGCTGAAGAAGTGCAACATCCCTCGGACACAGCGGAAGAGTTCTACCAAGACTAAGCAAACGTCTATCGCTCGGCCACCGCAAAGCTTGGTTTTCCACATCAACAGGTCGGTGTTTGACGAACGTACTGGTCGGTTATACAAAAACGGAGCAAATGTTCGGTTCCCGATGGAGCTTGACCTGGGCCCTTGGTGTGTTGGGAGTGCGGCAGGCCTGACGGGTCGGGATCCGAGTTCGGATCGGGAGGAGTGGATTACAGACCCTCGCTCGTcgatggtggcgggaggAGAAAGGACGTCCCGGATTGCCGGTCCGATATACACACTACGGGCGGTGGTTGCTCACTATGGTAGACATGAGAATGGGCACTATGTCTGCTTTCGGAAACACCCcaagtcatcatcaccgccagcgGCGGCACCCGAAGTGGGAGGAGCGACGGATGAGCCGCCTAAGCTTGCATCGGAGAAGGACATGTCTGCGGATGCACCCTCGACACCGGTGACTCGTGGGACTCTGGAGGaggatctggaggaggagcagtggtggtcactgagtgatgaggatgtcgCCAGGGTGGATGAGGAAATGGTGCTGGCGCAGGGCGGGGTGTTTATGCTCTTTTATGACTGTGTTGATCCTGAGCAGACTTTGATGACTGCTGAGCTTGCGAGTTGTGATGAGATGCAAGAGGGGGGGGTTCAAGGGCCGGTGTCATCGTTTTTGAAGGTTGATGGTCCAGAAGGGGAAATCCAGGGGCCGATGTCGTTTTTGAAAGTTTATGGTCCGGAAACGCCGGCGATATCAACGGAGGGTGATGCGTCGTTGTCAGAAGCTGCGGCGATACCGTTACCTGACGGCAATGATAGTGACTACTGA
- a CDS encoding hypothetical protein (EggNog:ENOG503P7HQ; COG:K) codes for MDEPTHYFDQCLDELEERPAYQTPDHNVGEQPMELNFASYDDKLGFGPSPSQDDPHPDIDLGGPSFDWPVGTTMDPNAGQKLFVDPGLYHPDPDGEDIKADMQILSMEMSRPSTQRSSSSKSQSNRASKSGSTSTDITLPEDALQSHAPNKKRKTRKNKKEANMEQDEHKRNKFLERNRIAASKCREKKKVFVSELEEAKVGLETQHAALQMEFNGLVHEVGQLKHHLLTHSKCNDPNIDRWLNNEARRYVQTSNELFGAGFTFGQPTTGVSQPPVLTPASPRSRNPSIASSQYQLQAGMTGFEGLTGGPGSTSGSDRQGSIAYPPGESLFWAAATPTGGGCCGDGGGGFLLPA; via the coding sequence ATGGATGAGCCCACCCACTACTTTGATCAATGCCTGGACGAGTTAGAAGAGAGGCCTGCCTATCAAACACCAGACCACAATGTCGGTGAGCAACCCATGGAGCTCAACTTTGCATCATACGACGACAAGCTAGGCTTCGGgccctctccatcccaaGATGACCCCCATCCAGATATCGACTTGGGCGGTCCATCATTCGACTGGCCAGTCGGCACCACCATGGATCCCAACGCTGGTCAAAAACTTTTCGTCGACCCAGGTCTCTACCATCCAGACCCCGACGGCGAAGACATCAAAGCCGATATGCAGATTCTCTCCATGGAGATGTCCCGCCCATCCACCCAACGAAGCTCATCCAGCAAATCGCAGTCGAACCGAGCCTCCAAGTCGGGGAGCACTTCCACCGACATCACCCTCCCAGAAGACGCCCTTCAAAGTCATGCACCAAATAAGAAGCGAAAGACTCGAAAAAATAAGAAGGAGGCCAATATGGAGCAAGATGAACACAAACGCAACAAGTTTCTCGAACGGAACCGCATCGCGGCTAGCAAGTGccgagaaaagaaaaaggtctTTGTCTCGGAACTCGAAGAGGCCAAGGTTGGGCTTGAAACCCAGCATGCGGCCCTCCAGATGGAATTCAATGGCTTGGTACACGAGGTCGGCCAGCTAAAGCATCACTTGCTGACACACTCCAAATGCAACGATCCGAACATTGACCGGTGGCTGAACAACGAGGCGCGGAGGTATGTGCAGACCAGCAACGAGTTATTCGGAGCCGGGTTCACCTTCGGACAGCCAACAACAGGGGTGAGCCAACCTCCGGTTCTGACACCGGCATCACCACGGAGCAGGAATCCGAGCATCGCTTCGAGTCAGTACCAACTCCAGGCGGGGATGACGGGGTTTGAGGGATTGACGGGAGGGCCGGGGAGCACGTCGGGGAGTGACCGGCAGGGGAGCATTGCTTATCCTCCTGGTGAGTCTCTGTTTTGGGCAGCGGCCACGCcgacgggtggtggttgctgcggcgacgggggaggtgggttcTTGTTGCCGGCCTAG
- a CDS encoding hypothetical protein (EggNog:ENOG503P4HK), producing the protein MAAFGKSIHALLDTYSNCISLLKAFRHRGDEPNSTTPTPETAICSQDKQAVLRESLKADRDLVEKAYSSRVRQSGNRFRKGDARAISSVDGVLRKLKEAIKNLLRISSHKQNLDLDCESLMCLSNASRLETIKTIDGLSRRLGSPSRSSLASHSSRTSSKASKTSSKSSSSKSSKTSPGSLSTSPSHRHKLSPKTPEAPKPKRVSAQQEKSSSSKKALPQPKKDIKDGKSKRSSSSELKSATPKDPQLATPSPKMTSPSPEPTPKSPKLTPASPKPTPASPKNSKALSKLPRKGSVKHAEKHSPRSSTAPPKSASSQKPPSSPKLPSSPKLQPALPPPASPSSIEAITADAHFAMAAIPRLSPSSSLHPRTSPNRISIMSFSSDSTKLGEIPQRKWQPSHRSLYITTTGSPSEEEEDEYNIKPVFPLKPYTVEVKEKGRFWGLFARRGSQS; encoded by the exons ATGGCGGCGTTTGGCAAGAGCATCCACGCCTTGCTGGACACTTACTCAAACTGCATTTCCTTGCTCAAGGCCTTCAGGCATCGGGGCGATGAGCCAAattcaaccaccccaacaccagaGACAGCGATCTGTTCTCAGGACAAACAAGCCGTTCTGCGGGAGTCTTTAAAGGCGGATCGTGACTTGGTTGAGAAGGCCTATTCGTCAAGAGTTCGCCAGTCTGGAAACCGCTTCAGAAAAGGAGATG CCCGCGCCATCTCATCAGTAGACGGTGTCTTGAGGAAACTCAAAGAAGCTATCAAGAACCTGCTGCGAATCTCTAGCCATAAGCAGAATCTTGACCTGGACTGTGAGTCACTCATGTGTCTCTCCAATGCTTCCAGACTTGAGACAATCAAGACCATAGATGGCCTGTCCCGACGGCTTGGTAGCCCGTCTCGTTCTTCATTGGCCTCCCATTCTTCAAGGACTTCATCGAAGGCTTCGAAGACATCATCCaagtcatcgtcgtcgaAGTCATCCAAAACTTCTCCGGGTTCTTTGTCGACGTCACCATCACACCGGCACAAACTGTCACCCAAGACGCCCGAGGCGCCCAAACCGAAGAGAGTGTCTGCCCAACAAGAAAAGAGCTCCTCAAGCAAGAAAGCATTGCCCCAGCCCAAGAAGGACATCAAGGATGGCAAATCAAAGAGATCGTCCAGCAGCGAGCTAAAATCTGCAACTCCAAAAGACCCACAACTAGCAACACCGTCACCAAAGATGACTTCGCCATCACCAGAGCCAACgccaaaatcaccaaaaTTGACACCAGcctcgccaaagccaacaCCGGCCTCACCAAAAAACTCAAAAGCATTATCAAAGCTACCGAGGAAGGGCTCAGTAAAACACGCGGAAAAACATTCACCAAGAAGTTCAACGGCACCACCTAAGTCAGCGAGTTCGCAAAAacctccatcctcaccaaagctaccatcttcaccaaaaTTACAACCCgccctaccaccaccagcttctccaagCTCTATCGAAGCAATCACTGCAGATGCTCACTTTGCCATGGCCGCGATTCCAAGACTCagcccctcgtcctccctccaccccaggACATCCCCCAACCGGATATCCATcatgtccttctcctccgacAGCACCAAGCTTGGTGAGATTCCTCAGCGGAAATGGCAGCCAAGTCACAGATCCCTgtacatcaccaccactggctCGCCaagcgaggaagaagaagacgagtaCAACATCAAGCCTGTTTTCCCGCTGAAGCCATATACggtcgaggtcaaggaaaAGGGCAGATTCTGGGGGTTGTTTGCGAGGAGGGGATCTcagtcttga
- a CDS encoding hypothetical protein (EggNog:ENOG503P74S; COG:S): MDEHPSRRWGQCQPFYHSGCFVTVIVFVWLDRDASRVCLLTIRKTLSSLCPYLLQSDQFPNALQAAKVKTLKLSSPIFWGAGMLANAKCCIPAKSSTTTPPKKSGLARKYTSIRNFRPPINTKHHHHQTLRPQPLLRHSARYAAKFGLFTTNSTMAKPTISKGKKGPSKHSRASRREEPIDINTDKSLKSALPPPISTDHHRPAVLAAQLASSVSKPTRKTGRKAQLSSKARKRQERSMDMAEAVMERTITKIEKSKGHAKVINTRRKPWEEINNDVFGEGEKAKKLTKKQLEKQREDEIVRKFFDEGAAEKDEDGNVEMEGAASEGEGEGEGVPTPVQVMEEVEEVL; encoded by the exons ATGGACGAACACCCCAGCCGGCGGTGGGGCCAGTGTCAGCCCTTCTATCATTCCGGCTGTTTTGTGACGGTTATTGTTTTCGTCTGGCTTGATCGGGATGCCTCGAGGGTGTGTTTGTTGACGATTCGGAAGACATTGAGTTCACTTTGTCCCTATTTGCTGCAAAGCGACCAGTTTCCCAACGCACTGCAGGCAGCAAAAGTCAAAACATTGAAGCTCTCCAGCCCCATTTTCTGGGGAGCAGGGATGCTAGCAAACGCCAAATGCTGCATCCCTGCAAAGTcaagcacaacaaccccacccaaAAAATCAGGCTTGGCAAGAAAATACACATCGATAAGGAATTTCCGCCCGCCGAtaaacaccaaacaccatcatcaccaaaccctcAGACCTCAACCTTTGCTGCGCCATTCTGCTCGATACGCTGCAAAGTTCGGTCTGTTTACAACAAACTCCACAATGGCCAAACCAACAATTTCCAAGGGCAAAAAAG gCCCATCAAAACACTCCCGCGCCTCCCGCCGCGAAGAGCCCATAGACATCAACACGGACAAATCCCTCAAATccgccctcccaccccccatctccaccgaccaccaccgccccgccgtcctcgccgcccagctcgcctcctccgtctccaaACCCACCCGCAAAACCGGCCGCAAAGCCCAGCTTAGCTCCAAAGCCCGGAAGCGCCAGGAAAGAAGCATGGATATGGCCGAGGCCGTCATGGAgcgcaccatcaccaagatcgAAAAGAGCAAGGGCCACGCCAAGGTGATCAACACGAGGAGGAAACCATGGGAAGAAATCAACAACGACGtctttggcgagggcgaaaaggcgaagaagctgaccaagaagcagctggagaagcagagggaggatgagattGTGAGGAAATTCTTTGACGAGGGGGCGGCagagaaggatgaggatgggaatgtggagatggagggtgcGGCgagtgagggtgagggtgagggtgagggggtgcCAACGCCGGTGCAGGttatggaggaggtggaggaggttttgtaG
- a CDS encoding hypothetical protein (EggNog:ENOG503NWSE; COG:S), translated as MATPTNSWQQQAPSHHMVAQPAGVEDFGVQTRPMGLKVQYTFDRDSQVNCLARWPHLLHIQTIPLDERTTIGVVDLRTCLQAVAQSSPEIVNQEENDYSVYAYDFSEPDVPLVGQGMLSRGLDPNNEAAQQQLVPGRVTRNLLALLSSGSRETLEVKLKLTMVAKAPPRPDFSALEGFNLSNSSQMPVDDNSEWNSFVQSSQMFGQNSNVAQVPSPALPPAPVQNHGYHHNQHNPHSQPNQHTQHNHHFSHPMHEPRPMEMRSDSAPPYMNRPSSIPPPEPQPAAPTPPASHGLPGVATVPDPPRTHTPIHSAPSPAPQPQPTENVVEMQPQARPSRPSSRTSTRSRRQRPPTGRPRGRPRKSAAEGNTSAAEEATDGDEGPRKKRAKVIRADYAAVVPFGSAPDSLRVAASTSGSLRTMRPIGSGNDAPTPNHLQDVPRAPTPVPDGALLQQQQRRRMVGHKARSESVGMENIPVFQHRQPQLPMHEMSQDARSPVESFGQSPDQGYSPEDSVGDLGSSPPVPRTTPYLRSSPPASSPILPPMPMRNVDSGFMSGGLDDFFDEDDMMPDLPPPRMQELSGPMPAQMQIAQPVPVPMTSKPNSRKNSRVRTASQQQEVTFQEVNPGPPELLPTKSLFNPAGRVKTLNRPTPPPTTHRPSPPPASHQAVERPTASIPSDQPAPKKRNARSLKRSHTAPNPVVSEQEAPVQPAQAQPTTQHYGLSQESALPPHFEQPPGSMNGSVRPTADLDNNHVGNGFARASEPAQSPREVSVPAAPLPVMESREVVEPCFHQQQPLPPTSRPPSRPASQDPGVPTVPASDVGNEPILTLPQPFMSEAPCPPSDFDAPRYSKNLVKKQTIKERLESAIMRGESPPFCNNCGAIETPTWRKIWIQEHKGIPPFYEFSDKPGFVTMIDILERDAEGQPAAYRLVKKNLGTKDDKKVWVETLLCNPCGIWLAKFRNHRPPDRWEKDAARLNQSRKRREGKSKKKSRAKSDGPVNPTSEAYFTTDPAGPLDHESPEENIPESIPENGTLPESHNTITTDDKLLNLRSSPKQRLPGSTHSRGSGTADSPIAVEDDLGSTRRLLFPSPRKDAMPRVLGELSANATQTVTHGQVAKSATSGKENHNTLPARTGTPANGGDQLDQELFGTPPRCPSTPPPSSTAAGVFRTPTRPTPSHRPITRSVSRSMRSHRSIVKSPIDVYMTARRITTPRSGSNHGLLAPPSSSGRRRSPRHAPTQAHFVHDDDAQHFESPFTANLAQLLSEANNFTTGSPSHRLPEIDLGSLQDLDEAALAQQLLESTNAIDFDNLLGTELAMQPSSPPSTRRKRQGGVEFGAPLDENTWAEQHGAGKGY; from the exons ATGGCCACTCCAACAAACtcgtggcagcagcaggcgccCTCGCACCACATGGTTGCCCAGCCAGCCGGAGTCGAAGATTTCGGTGTCCAGACGAGGCCGATGGGAT TGAAGGTGCAGTATACCTTCGATCGAGATAGCCAGGTCAACTGCTTGGCTCGTTGGCCTCACCTGCTCCACATCCAGACAATTCCACTCGACGAAAGAACCACAATCGGCGTGGTGGACCTCCGAACATGTCTTCAGGCTGTCGCCCAGTCCAGCCCTGAGATCGTCAACCAGGAAGAGAACGACTACAGTGTGTATGCATATGACTTTTCAGAACCCGATGTGCCCCTGGTAGGGCAAGGGATGCTATCACGGGGGCTGGATCCGAACAACGAGGCGGCACAACAACAATTGGTCCCAGGGCGAGTAACCCGCAATCTGCTCGCCCTTCTCAGCAGCGGGAGCCGGGAAACACTCGAGGTGAAACTCAAGTTGACAATGGTTGCAAAGGCGCCACCACGACCAGATTTTTCAGCCCTGGAGGGCTTTAACCTGTCAAACTCTTCTCAGATGCCCGTCGACGACAACTCGGAGTGGAACTCGTTTGTTCAGTCCAGCCAAATGTTTGGTCAGAATTCGAATGTGGCCCAGGTACCATCGCCAGcgcttcctcctgctccggtCCAAAATCACGGCTATCACCACAATCAACACAACCCTCACAGTCAGCCCAATCAGCACACTCAGCATAATCACCACTTCAGCCACCCGATGCATGAACCTCGGCCGATGGAGATGAGAAGTGATAGTGCGCCTCCATATATGAATCGGCCATCGAGTATACCACCGCCTGAGCCCCAGCCAGCGGCTCCGACGCCGCCTGCGTCCCACGGCCTTCCTGGCGTCGCCACAGTCCCTGACCCCCCGAGGACGCACACCCCGATCCATAGcgctccctcaccagcaccTCAACCGCAGCCGACAGAAAATGTAGTCGAGATGCAACCACAAGCGCGTCCTTCCCGGCCGTCCTCACGAACCTCAACGAGAAGTAGAAGGCAACGACCGCCAACCGGCAGACCACGAGGCCGTCCGCGCAAATCGGCTGCAGAGGGCAACACGTCGGCGGCAGAGGAAGCCACTGACGGTGATGAAGGCCCACGGAAGAAAAGGGCAAAGGTTATCCGGGCAGACTATGCAGCCGTTGTGCCGTTTGGTTCTGCACCAGACTCACTCAGAGTAGCTGCCAGTACCTCAGGGTCATTGCGCACCATGAGACCCATTGGTTCAGGAAACGACGCCCCGACGCCTAACCATCTTCAAGATGTCCCTCGTGCGCCAACACCAGTACCTGATGGGGCTCttttgcagcagcagcaaaggaGAAGAATGGTAGGCCACAAGGCTCGGTCCGAGTCCGTTGGAATGGAGAATATCCCCGTCTTTCAACATAGACAGCCCCAACTACCCATGCACGAGATGAGCCAGGACGCCCGCTCACCCGTCGAATCATTTGGTCAATCACCAGACCAAGGTTATTCGCCCGAAGACAGCGTTGGTGACCTGGGCTCCTCACCCCCAGTCCCGCGCACGACCCCCTACCTCCGGTCTAGTCCACCAGCGTCGAGTCCGATTCTTCCTCCGATGCCCATGCGGAATGTCGACTCCGGCTTTATGAGCGGCGGTCTTGACGACTTtttcgacgaggatgatATGATGCCGGACCTACCCCCACCACGGATGCAGGAGCTTTCTGGACCCATGCCTGCGCAGATGCAGATCGCCCAGCCCGTACCTGTGCCCATGACCAGCAAACCCAACAGCCGCAAGAATAGTCGAGTTCGTACTGCGTCGCAGCAACAGGAGGTGACATTCCAAGAAGTGAACCCTGGCCCGCCAGAACTGCTCCCAACCAAGAGCCTCTTCAACCCCGCTGGGCGTGTTAAGACCTTGAACCgaccaacacccccacctACCACACAccggccatcaccacctcctgctTCCCATCAAGCCGTGGAACGGCCGACAGCTTCCATCCCGTCCGATCAGCCAGCGCCAAAGAAACGAAACGCCCGGTCCCTGAAAAGATCGCACACTGCCCCGAACCCGGTGGTTtcggagcaggaggcgccGGTACAACCAGCACAGGCGCAACCGACAACCCAACATTATGGCCTGAGCCAGGAATCGGCTCTTCCTCCACATTTCGAGCAGCCGCCTGGGAGCATGAACGGTTCCGTGCGGCCCACCGCGGACTTGGACAACAACCATGTCGGAAACGGTTTCGCCAGGGCCTCTGAGCCTGCTCAGTCGCCTCGAGAGGTGTCAGTTCCTGCAGCGCCGCTGCCGGTGATGGAGAGCCGCGAGGTTGTCGAACCTTGcttccaccagcagcagcctcttcCGCCAACATCTAGACCGCCTTCGCGCCCAGCCTCGCAAGACCCTGGAGTCCCGACCGTCCCAGCCAGCGATGTCGGGAACGAGCCAATCTTGACTTTGCCGCAGCCATTCATGTCCGAGGCCCCGTGCCCGCCGAGTGATTTTGACGCGCCTCGCTACAGCAAGAACCTGGTCAAGAAACAGACTATCAAGGAGCGGTTGGAGTCTGCCATCATGAGAGGGGAATCCCCCCCATTCTGTAACAACTGCGGCGCAATTGAGACGCCTACTTGGCGTAAGATATGGATCCAAGAGCACAAGGGAATCCCGCCGTTCTATGAGTTTTCGGATAAGCCAGGTTTCGTTACCATGATTGACATTCTCGAGCGGGATGCGGAGGGCCAGCCAGCGGCGTATCGATTGGTCAAGAAGAATCTTGGTACTAAGGACGACAAGAAGGTGTGGGTTGAAACCCTCTTGTGCAATC CTTGTGGCATATGGCTTGCCAAGTTCAGAAATCACCGCCCGCCTGACCGGTGGGAGAAGGATGCCGCCCGCCTCAACCAAAGCCGTAAGAGGCGCGAaggcaagagcaagaagaagtcaCGGGCCAAAAGCGATGGGCCGGTGAATCCCACCTCGGAAGCCTACTTCACGACGGACCCTGCTGGCCCATTGGACCATGAGTCACCAGAAGAAAACATTCCTGAGAGCATCCCTGAGAACGGGACGCTACCAGAAAGCCACAACACAATCACGACCGATGACAAGCTTTTAAACTTGCGGAGCTCCCCAAAACAGCGCTTGCCGGGATCAACTCACTCGAGGGGTAGTGGAACAGCGGACAGCCCCATAGCAGTTGAAGATGATCTCGGCAGCACAAGAAGGCTGCTCTTCCCGTCACCTAGGAAGGATGCAATGCCCCGGGTTCTTGGGGAGCTTTCGGCAAATGCCACACAAACAGTCACTCACGGTCAGGTGGCCAAGTCCGCTACATCGGGCAAAGAAAACCACAACACTCTTCCAGCGCGCACTGGTACGCCAGCCAACGGCGGCGACCAGCTCGATCAAGAGTTGTTTGGTACACCTCCCCGATGCCCATCCACTCCACCTCCCAGTTCCACTGCCGCCGGTGTGTTCAGGACACCAACCCGGCCGACGCCCAGTCATCGCCCCATAACAAGGAGTGTCTCTAGGTCGATGCGGTCCCATCGAAGCATTGTCAAATCGCCGATCGATGTCTACATGACCGCCCGCAGGATCACCACTCCCCGATCGGGATCCAACCACGGCCTGCTGGCTCCCCCCAGCTCTTCCGGCAGACGACGAAGTCCCCGACACGCCCCTACCCAGGCACATTTTGTGCATGACGATGATGCACAGCACTTCGAATCACCCTTCACCGCGAACCTCGCCCAGCTCCTGAGCGAAGCCAACAACTTCACCACCGGATCACCTTCCCATAGGCTGCCTGAGATTGATCTCGGGAGCCTTCAAGATCTGGACGAGGCCGCACTCGCCCAACAACTCCTCGAAAGCACCAATGCAATCGATTTCGACAATCTTCTCGGTACCGAGTTGGCCATGCAGCCTAGCTCGCCGCCCTCTACCAGGCGGAAACGTCAAGGTGGTGTCGAATTCGGAGCGCCACTGGACGAGAACACATGGGCGGAACAACATGGTGCTGGAAAGGGATACTAA